From the Apus apus isolate bApuApu2 chromosome 4, bApuApu2.pri.cur, whole genome shotgun sequence genome, one window contains:
- the MFSD10 gene encoding major facilitator superfamily domain-containing protein 10 isoform X1 — protein sequence MALREREMGSSSIHDKQEQNCNRVITTVFLALFIDLLGFALILPLFPSILDYYSQTEDGFYLSLQRGVDWFAEMVGMPQERKYNSVLFGGLIGSIFSILQFFSSPLTGAVSDCLGRRPVILMTVMGLITSYALWAASRTFGVFLLSRIIGGISKGNVSLSTAIIADLHSPKARSKGMAMIGVAFSLGFTLGPMIGAYLSMETKKGEVFYLHSALLALMFAVADLVFIFFLLPETLPKEKRVSSVTSGFQAAVDLLSPLALFQFSAVTRGKESPSEENLQNLKTLGLAYFLYLFLFSGLEYTLSFLTHQRFQFSSMQQGKMFFFIGITMAVIQGGYARRIKPGNEIRAVKRAIMLLIPAFLLIGWAANVTMLSVGLLLYSFAAAIVIPCLSAVVSGYGSASQKGRVMGILRSLGALARALGPILSATVYWLAGAEVCFTVCGALFLVPFILLGAIKQQSKEE from the exons ATGGCCCTGCGAGAGAGAGAAATGGGCAGCAGTTCTATCCATGACAAGCAAGAACAGAACTGTAATCGTGTTATTACAACTGTCTTCCTGGCACTATTCATTGACTTGTTGGGATTTGCTCTCATCTTGCCACTGTTTCCTTCCATCCTTGATTATTACAGCCAGACTGAG GATGGATTCTATTTGTCATTGCAACGTGGTGTGGACTGGTTTGCAGAGATGGTTGGGATGCCTCAAGAGAGGAAATACAACAGTGTCTTGTTTGGAG gttTGATTGGCTCAATCTTCTCCATCCTAcagtttttctcctctcccctcactGGTGCTGTGTCAGACTGCTTGGGCAGAAGGCCTGTCATCTTGATGACAGTG ATGGGTTTGATAACATCATATGCACTATGGGCTGCCTCCAGGACTTTTggtgttttccttctctccaggaTCATAGGTGGAATAAGCAAAGGGAATGTCAGCCTCTCCACAGCTATAATTGCTGACTTGCACTCTCCAAAAGCACGGAGCAAGGGCATG GCAATGATTGGTGTTGCTTTCTCCCTTGGTTTCACACTGGGTCCCATGATTGGAGCTTACCTATCCATGGAGACAAAGAAAGGAGAAGTCTTCTACCTTCATTCGGCGTTGTTGGCGCTCATGTTTGCCGTGGCTGACCTTGTTTTCATCTTCTTCCTGCTCCCAGAGACACTTCCCAAAGAAAAACGG GTCTCTTCTGTGACGTCTGGATTTCAGGCAGCAGTTGACTTGCTCAGTCCTTTGGCTTTATTTCAGTTCTCTGCAGTCACCCGAGGAAAAGAATCCCCTTCAGAGGAGA atCTCCAGAATCTCAAAACCTTGGGCCTGGCTTATTTCCTGTACCTCTTCCTGTTTTCCGGCTTGGAGTACACACTGAGTTTTCTCACTCACCAGAGATTCCAGTTCAGCAG CATGCAGCAGGgcaagatgtttttctttattggaATAACAATGGCTGTGATCCAGGGAGGCTATGCTCGCCGAATCAAGCCAGGAAATGAAATCAGAGCTGtaaaaagg GCCATTATGTTGCTgattccagctttcctgttaaTTGGATGGGCTGCAAATGTGACCATGCTGAGTGTTGGACTATTGCTGTACTCTTTTG ctgcagccatTGTTATCCCGTGTTTGTCAGCAGTGGTGTCAGGTTATG GCTCTGCCAGCCAGAAGGGACGAGTCATGGGGATCCTGAGGAGCCTGGGTGCCcttgccagagccctgggaccAATCCTGTCTGCTACAG tttactggctggcaggggcagaggtTTGCTTCACCGTCTGTGGAGCTCTGTTCCTCGTCCCCTTTATTTTACTTGGTGCTATAAAACAGCAGTCGAAGGAGGAGTAG
- the MFSD10 gene encoding major facilitator superfamily domain-containing protein 10 isoform X2 produces the protein MALREREMGSSSIHDKQEQNCNRVITTVFLALFIDLLGFALILPLFPSILDYYSQTEDGFYLSLQRGVDWFAEMVGMPQERKYNSVLFGGLIGSIFSILQFFSSPLTGAVSDCLGRRPVILMTVMGLITSYALWAASRTFGVFLLSRIIGGISKGNVSLSTAIIADLHSPKARSKGMAMIGVAFSLGFTLGPMIGAYLSMETKKGEVFYLHSALLALMFAVADLVFIFFLLPETLPKEKRVSSVTSGFQAAVDLLSPLALFQFSAVTRGKESPSEENLQNLKTLGLAYFLYLFLFSGLEYTLSFLTHQRFQFSSMQQGKMFFFIGITMAVIQGGYARRIKPGNEIRAVKRAIMLLIPAFLLIGWAANVTMLSVGLLLYSFGSASQKGRVMGILRSLGALARALGPILSATVYWLAGAEVCFTVCGALFLVPFILLGAIKQQSKEE, from the exons ATGGCCCTGCGAGAGAGAGAAATGGGCAGCAGTTCTATCCATGACAAGCAAGAACAGAACTGTAATCGTGTTATTACAACTGTCTTCCTGGCACTATTCATTGACTTGTTGGGATTTGCTCTCATCTTGCCACTGTTTCCTTCCATCCTTGATTATTACAGCCAGACTGAG GATGGATTCTATTTGTCATTGCAACGTGGTGTGGACTGGTTTGCAGAGATGGTTGGGATGCCTCAAGAGAGGAAATACAACAGTGTCTTGTTTGGAG gttTGATTGGCTCAATCTTCTCCATCCTAcagtttttctcctctcccctcactGGTGCTGTGTCAGACTGCTTGGGCAGAAGGCCTGTCATCTTGATGACAGTG ATGGGTTTGATAACATCATATGCACTATGGGCTGCCTCCAGGACTTTTggtgttttccttctctccaggaTCATAGGTGGAATAAGCAAAGGGAATGTCAGCCTCTCCACAGCTATAATTGCTGACTTGCACTCTCCAAAAGCACGGAGCAAGGGCATG GCAATGATTGGTGTTGCTTTCTCCCTTGGTTTCACACTGGGTCCCATGATTGGAGCTTACCTATCCATGGAGACAAAGAAAGGAGAAGTCTTCTACCTTCATTCGGCGTTGTTGGCGCTCATGTTTGCCGTGGCTGACCTTGTTTTCATCTTCTTCCTGCTCCCAGAGACACTTCCCAAAGAAAAACGG GTCTCTTCTGTGACGTCTGGATTTCAGGCAGCAGTTGACTTGCTCAGTCCTTTGGCTTTATTTCAGTTCTCTGCAGTCACCCGAGGAAAAGAATCCCCTTCAGAGGAGA atCTCCAGAATCTCAAAACCTTGGGCCTGGCTTATTTCCTGTACCTCTTCCTGTTTTCCGGCTTGGAGTACACACTGAGTTTTCTCACTCACCAGAGATTCCAGTTCAGCAG CATGCAGCAGGgcaagatgtttttctttattggaATAACAATGGCTGTGATCCAGGGAGGCTATGCTCGCCGAATCAAGCCAGGAAATGAAATCAGAGCTGtaaaaagg GCCATTATGTTGCTgattccagctttcctgttaaTTGGATGGGCTGCAAATGTGACCATGCTGAGTGTTGGACTATTGCTGTACTCTTTTG GCTCTGCCAGCCAGAAGGGACGAGTCATGGGGATCCTGAGGAGCCTGGGTGCCcttgccagagccctgggaccAATCCTGTCTGCTACAG tttactggctggcaggggcagaggtTTGCTTCACCGTCTGTGGAGCTCTGTTCCTCGTCCCCTTTATTTTACTTGGTGCTATAAAACAGCAGTCGAAGGAGGAGTAG